The genomic stretch ATTTTATCAATAAATACAATTCCTTCCAGATGATCTATTTCATGCTGAATGACAGTCGAAAGAAAACCTTCGGCGTCAATAATTATAGATTGGCCATTTTTATCTAAGCCTTTAACAGTAATTACAGATGGGCGTTCAACGGGACCTACAATCCCAGGAAGACATAAACACCCTTCTTCAAAAGTCTGCAAAATCTTATTTTTTTTAACTATTTTAGGATTTATTAAAGCAAAGGCTCCTTGCCCAATATCTACAACAATTAATTTTATGTTTTCTCCAATTTGGGGCGCGGCAAGCCCGACCCCAGGGGCTGTGTGCATGGTATCAATCATATCCTTAATCAGTCTTTTTATTCTTGAATCAACTTTTTTGATCGATTTACATTTCTTTCGAAGGATAGGGTTGGGGAATGTAATTATTTTTAATAATGCCATATGTATATTTTACGATATTTTTGCAAATTTTTATAGAGGCGTAAAATTTATATATAGTGTGTATAAAATCCCACTGAATTTTGTTAAAATAGTAGTTTACCATGCAAGATAAAATTATAGTTAAAGGGGCTCGGGAACATAATCTTAAAAATGTAAGTCTGGAAATACCACGCAATAAATTTGTTGTATTTACGGGGCTTTCAGGTTCAGGAAAATCTTCTCTTGCTTTTGATACAATTTACGCTGAAGGCCAGAGGCGTTATGTGGAATCCCTTTCTGCTTATGCAAGACAATTTTTGGAGCAGATGCAAAAACCGGATGTTGATTACATAGAGGGCCTTTCTCCCGCAATTTCAATTGATCAGAAAGCGCCTTCAAAAAATCCCAGATCGACGGTGGGGACTGTCACAGAAATTTATGATTATTTAAGGTTGCTTTACGCGAATATTGGAGAACCGCATTGCCCTCAATGCGGAAGAAGGATACAAAAACAGACTCCGGAACAAATTGTCGACCAGATTCTATTATATAAAAACGGTCGGAAGTTAATAATTTTATCTCCTGTTGTCAAGGGGCGAAAAGGGGAATACAGAGATTTATTTGAAAGTATTCAAAAAGATGGTTTTTTGCGGGGGAGGGTTGACGGTAAAATTGTAGAGATTTCAGAAATGCCGTCTCTGGACAAAAAAAAGAAACATAACATAGAAATCGTTATTGATCGTTTAATATTGACAGCTTCTGCGCGTAAAAGACTTTCCGATTCTGTTGAAACGGCTTTAAAATTCGGGAATGGGTCTTTAATTGTTTTGTTGGGAGATGGGAAAAAGGGAGAAGAGGTGGTCTTCTCTGAGAAATTTGCCTGTCCTCATTGTAATATAAGTTTAGATGAAATAACCCCCAGAATTTTTTCATTTAATACTCCATATGGCGCTTGTCCGGAATGCAGCGGTTTGGGGTCAAAACTTCAGTTTGATTCTGATCTTGTGATCCCAAATAAAAATCTTTCTGTTGCGGAAGGCGCCATTGCTCCCTGGGGAGATTCTGTAAACTATTATATACAAAGAGTTGCGGCTATT from candidate division WOR-1 bacterium RIFOXYB2_FULL_36_35 encodes the following:
- a CDS encoding peptide deformylase; this encodes MALLKIITFPNPILRKKCKSIKKVDSRIKRLIKDMIDTMHTAPGVGLAAPQIGENIKLIVVDIGQGAFALINPKIVKKNKILQTFEEGCLCLPGIVGPVERPSVITVKGLDKNGQSIIIDAEGFLSTVIQHEIDHLEGIVFIDKIKDKSLIKEVSKKQEEDKKEFI